One genomic segment of Candidatus Baltobacteraceae bacterium includes these proteins:
- a CDS encoding glycosyltransferase family 9 protein produces MKILLSRTDRIGDLILSTPAIASVRASFPDAHITMVTSAYNRVVMERSNDVDELVDLPREIRAATFGARFRGYDIAIALAPRSTDIRLVGASRARLRVGYTYVRRWVARLTARLDLNRVMISPADPELCERQPERVVPHEVDQLLDLVALAGARVRVTDLRLTLTDEDRRATSALPRDPIVLHLGQRWFSQGSTLAGTRHLAAELRELGAPLVISTAAETESFAPAFEAQGHTVVRSLPFHQWAALFERARCIVTVDTGATHVASAVRRPTLVAFEHRYFRLNSQEWAPYDVPSVLVRKPGSENEAALAAFRAQIVRGVKELIDA; encoded by the coding sequence ATGAAAATTCTGCTGAGCCGTACCGATCGGATCGGCGATCTCATCCTCTCGACGCCGGCAATCGCGAGCGTGCGGGCGTCGTTTCCCGACGCGCACATCACGATGGTCACGAGCGCCTACAATCGGGTGGTGATGGAGCGCAGCAACGACGTCGACGAACTGGTCGATCTACCGCGAGAGATCCGTGCGGCAACCTTTGGAGCGCGATTTCGGGGCTACGATATCGCGATCGCGCTCGCGCCGCGTTCGACCGACATCCGGCTGGTCGGAGCGAGCAGGGCACGGCTGCGGGTGGGCTACACCTACGTGCGGCGTTGGGTCGCTCGTTTGACCGCGCGGCTCGATCTCAATCGCGTCATGATCAGCCCCGCCGATCCGGAATTGTGCGAACGTCAACCCGAACGGGTGGTGCCGCATGAGGTCGACCAGCTGCTGGACCTGGTCGCACTGGCGGGCGCGCGCGTGCGCGTCACCGACCTGCGGCTGACGCTGACCGACGAAGACCGCCGGGCCACCTCTGCGCTGCCGCGCGATCCGATCGTCCTCCACCTGGGGCAGCGATGGTTCAGCCAGGGCAGTACGCTCGCCGGCACGCGGCATCTCGCCGCCGAGCTGCGCGAACTCGGTGCGCCGCTCGTCATCAGCACCGCAGCCGAGACCGAATCGTTCGCGCCGGCCTTCGAGGCGCAGGGCCACACCGTTGTGCGTTCGCTTCCGTTTCATCAATGGGCGGCGCTTTTCGAGCGCGCGCGTTGCATCGTGACCGTCGACACCGGTGCGACTCATGTCGCAAGTGCCGTGCGCAGGCCAACGCTGGTGGCTTTCGAACACCGCTACTTCCGGCTCAACTCGCAAGAGTGGGCGCCGTACGACGTGCCGAGTGTGCTGGTGCGCAAGCCGGGGTCCGAGAACGAGGCCGCGCTGGCGGCGTTCCGCGCGCAAATCGTCCGCGGCGTCAAAGAATTGATCGATGCCTGA
- a CDS encoding glycosyltransferase family A protein, with protein MRATIQLCTYNRAPLLARVLDACFEQTFDAGAYEVVLVNDGSTDRTSEVIAQARERAVCRFEVIDQPNSGLAHGRNAGIARASGERIIFIDDDVLPLPNFVEEHLRSHARTPKAIVRGGAINVESFDELPPPLWNIRHYSGNYFWTTNVSLPLAAIRDIGGFNESFSEYGWEDIDVGLRLRFAGVRAVFNQRALVYHYKPRARSGNVEKMIAQARAQARTAVQLAQLHPHWRTYLSTGINPVQRTWGRLRGGPQLQRKLRRRLGDLGTDRALSGVELRAARALTNAAYFDELEKTLRGQ; from the coding sequence GTGCGCGCCACGATTCAACTGTGCACCTATAACCGCGCGCCTCTGCTCGCGCGCGTGCTCGACGCGTGCTTCGAGCAGACGTTCGACGCCGGCGCGTACGAGGTCGTGCTGGTAAACGACGGCTCGACCGACCGGACGAGCGAGGTCATCGCGCAGGCGCGCGAACGAGCGGTTTGCCGCTTCGAAGTCATCGATCAGCCGAACAGCGGCCTCGCGCACGGCCGCAATGCGGGCATTGCCCGCGCGAGCGGCGAGCGCATCATCTTCATCGACGACGACGTCCTTCCGCTGCCGAACTTTGTCGAAGAGCACTTGCGCTCGCACGCGCGAACGCCGAAGGCAATCGTCCGGGGCGGCGCGATCAACGTCGAGAGTTTCGACGAGCTGCCGCCGCCGCTTTGGAACATCCGCCATTATAGCGGCAACTATTTTTGGACGACCAACGTCTCGTTGCCGCTCGCCGCGATCCGCGACATCGGCGGCTTTAACGAATCGTTTTCCGAGTACGGTTGGGAGGATATCGACGTCGGCTTGCGTCTGCGGTTCGCCGGCGTGCGCGCGGTTTTCAATCAGCGAGCGCTCGTCTACCACTACAAGCCTCGTGCGCGCAGCGGCAATGTCGAGAAGATGATCGCTCAGGCGCGCGCGCAGGCGCGTACTGCCGTTCAGCTCGCGCAGCTGCACCCGCACTGGCGCACGTATTTGTCGACCGGCATCAATCCCGTCCAGCGCACGTGGGGACGACTGCGCGGCGGGCCGCAGCTGCAACGCAAACTCCGCCGGAGGCTGGGAGATCTCGGAACCGACCGCGCACTCTCGGGCGTGGAACTGCGCGCTGCGCGCGCGCTCACGAACGCGGCGTACTTCGACGAGCTGGAGAAAACGCTGCGCGGTCAGTGA
- a CDS encoding glycosyltransferase family A protein encodes MPEISVVVPTYNRLETLAHVIPTLLAQDLAPSRFEVLVCDSNSTDGTAEYLAEVHAEHPGVRHLPGGYSGRAAARNAGIDAAQGEIVLFNDADILASPDLLARHLRHHRERRDIAVVGLEVQVKDLADYAYKRDHPAARGSLHKPTRKHLSWLYFLTGNASVRRDDLVRVGRFDESFTGYGHEDLELGYRLARAGIAILYEPNAVNYHCQDVPHDDQKEKMRLAGRSTVRFYRKHPDLAVRLNLGMTPVSLGLHSVLAHVPGLLAFFDARSNNSKFARDLVQQYHYVSGVKDALKDQSVG; translated from the coding sequence ATGCCTGAAATCTCCGTCGTCGTACCGACCTATAACCGGTTGGAGACGCTCGCTCACGTCATCCCGACGTTGCTCGCGCAGGATCTCGCGCCGAGCCGATTCGAGGTGCTCGTCTGCGATTCGAATTCGACCGATGGCACGGCGGAGTATCTGGCGGAAGTCCACGCGGAACATCCCGGCGTGCGCCATCTTCCCGGCGGATATAGCGGGCGCGCAGCGGCGCGCAACGCCGGAATCGACGCCGCGCAGGGGGAGATCGTGCTCTTCAACGACGCCGACATCCTCGCCTCGCCCGATTTACTGGCGCGGCATTTGCGCCATCACCGCGAGCGCCGCGATATCGCCGTGGTCGGGCTCGAGGTACAGGTCAAGGATCTGGCGGATTACGCCTACAAACGCGACCATCCGGCGGCGCGCGGTTCGCTGCACAAGCCGACCCGCAAGCACCTTTCGTGGCTCTACTTTCTCACCGGCAACGCCTCCGTCCGGCGGGACGACCTGGTCCGGGTTGGGCGGTTCGACGAAAGCTTCACCGGTTACGGCCACGAGGACTTGGAGCTGGGCTATCGCCTCGCGCGTGCCGGCATCGCGATCCTGTACGAACCGAACGCCGTCAACTATCATTGTCAGGACGTCCCGCACGACGATCAAAAAGAGAAAATGCGTCTGGCCGGGCGTTCGACCGTGCGGTTCTACCGCAAGCATCCGGATCTCGCGGTTCGCCTCAACTTGGGGATGACGCCGGTTTCGCTGGGATTGCACAGCGTGCTCGCGCACGTGCCGGGACTACTCGCATTTTTCGATGCGCGTTCGAACAATTCCAAATTCGCACGCGATCTCGTCCAGCAATATCATTACGTTTCCGGCGTCAAGGACGCCCTGAAGGATCAGAGTGTTGGCTAA
- the aspS gene encoding aspartate--tRNA ligase: MAKRYSCGALRASNVGETVELNGWVNRRRDHGGLIFVDLRDRDGITQIVFDPQHPSFKDAERLRSEDVLRVTGGVRKRPTGTENPALDTGEVEIGVESLGIWNRSQVPPFQVNLDGGVDENLRLEYRYLDLRRPRMQRNLLLRHKIVKAMRDFFDSRDFVEVETPMFIKSTPEGARDYIVPSRLYPGTFYALPQSPQLLKQILMIGGLGKYMQIARCMRDEDPRADRTVEFTQLDVEMSFISQEDVIETMESCMRYVWKTCLGIELAPFPRLKHEEALTRFGVDKPDLRFGLELVQVNEVFAGTDFVVFKSVIESGGAIVALRYPGGAALSRRDFDGLTEEAKQLGGKGMVWIALGADGVKSSAQKFITDAHAGALRELTASESGDAILLFADERALALAVAGKMRNVIGDRCGLRDPKTFTFCWVLDFPYLEIDEETGQPVPAHHPFTSPGEGQWAFLHTDPLKMRAQHYDMVLNGFELGSGSIRLHKAEEQRAIFEMLGMTPQEIEDRFGFFVRALEYGAPPHGGMALGIDRIVMLAAGEENLREVIAFPKNQAARDLMMDAPSPVPEEVLRELYLRSAAPQQATGQ; encoded by the coding sequence TTGGCTAAGCGATATTCGTGCGGCGCGCTGCGCGCGAGCAACGTCGGTGAAACGGTCGAATTGAACGGCTGGGTGAATCGGCGCCGCGATCACGGCGGGCTGATCTTCGTCGATCTGCGTGATCGTGACGGCATCACGCAAATCGTGTTCGATCCGCAGCACCCCAGCTTCAAAGACGCCGAGCGCCTGCGCAGCGAGGACGTGTTGCGCGTGACCGGCGGCGTACGCAAACGCCCCACCGGTACCGAGAATCCGGCGCTGGACACCGGCGAGGTCGAAATCGGCGTCGAGTCACTCGGGATCTGGAACCGTTCGCAAGTACCGCCGTTCCAGGTCAACCTCGACGGCGGCGTCGATGAGAATCTGCGTCTGGAGTACCGCTACCTGGATCTGCGCCGTCCGCGGATGCAGCGTAACCTTCTGCTCCGGCATAAGATCGTCAAGGCAATGCGCGACTTCTTCGACTCGCGGGATTTCGTCGAGGTCGAGACGCCGATGTTCATCAAGAGCACGCCGGAAGGCGCGCGCGACTACATCGTGCCCTCGCGATTGTACCCGGGAACGTTTTACGCGTTGCCGCAATCGCCGCAGTTGCTCAAGCAGATCCTAATGATCGGAGGCCTGGGCAAGTACATGCAGATCGCGCGTTGTATGCGCGACGAGGATCCGCGCGCCGATCGGACGGTCGAGTTCACGCAGCTCGATGTCGAGATGTCGTTCATCTCTCAAGAAGACGTGATAGAAACGATGGAGTCGTGCATGCGTTACGTCTGGAAGACGTGCTTGGGCATCGAACTTGCACCGTTCCCGCGGCTCAAGCACGAGGAAGCGCTGACGCGCTTTGGGGTCGACAAACCCGATCTTCGCTTCGGCCTCGAGCTGGTGCAGGTCAACGAGGTCTTTGCCGGCACGGATTTCGTCGTCTTCAAATCGGTGATCGAGTCGGGCGGCGCGATCGTCGCGCTGCGCTATCCCGGCGGTGCGGCGCTCTCGCGCCGCGACTTCGACGGGCTGACCGAAGAAGCCAAGCAGCTGGGCGGAAAAGGCATGGTGTGGATCGCGCTCGGCGCGGACGGCGTCAAATCCTCGGCGCAAAAATTCATCACCGACGCGCACGCCGGCGCGCTGCGCGAGCTCACCGCAAGCGAGAGCGGCGATGCGATTCTCCTCTTTGCCGACGAACGAGCGCTCGCACTCGCGGTCGCCGGAAAGATGCGCAATGTGATCGGCGATCGCTGCGGCTTGCGCGACCCCAAGACGTTCACGTTCTGCTGGGTGCTCGACTTTCCGTATCTCGAAATCGACGAGGAGACGGGGCAGCCGGTCCCGGCGCACCATCCATTCACCTCGCCCGGCGAGGGGCAGTGGGCATTCCTGCATACGGATCCATTGAAGATGCGCGCGCAGCATTACGACATGGTCCTCAACGGCTTTGAGCTCGGCTCGGGCTCGATCCGCTTGCACAAGGCGGAGGAGCAGCGCGCGATCTTCGAGATGCTCGGCATGACGCCGCAGGAGATCGAGGACCGGTTCGGCTTCTTCGTCCGCGCGCTCGAGTACGGCGCGCCGCCGCACGGCGGGATGGCGCTCGGCATCGACCGAATCGTGATGCTCGCCGCCGGGGAAGAGAATCTGCGCGAGGTGATCGCTTTCCCGAAGAATCAAGCGGCCCGCGACCTGATGATGGACGCCCCGTCGCCCGTTCCTGAGGAAGTCTTGCGAGAACTTTACCTTCGAAGTGCAGCCCCCCAGCAGGCAACCGGCCAATAA
- a CDS encoding FkbM family methyltransferase — MRGPAVYVGSNRVLLWTKNGYKMFVDSRDVSIAPHLILEGVYEEHTDAVLRKLVRPGMNVVEIGANVGLFTLLMCHRAGRDGSVYAFECDPTLAQIARDNLELNGFSRTGTIDERAVSDATGTHEFRATSRHRGGGTLVAGLQQIPELRESERETIVVQTVRFDEFLVQYDRKIDFVKIDAEGAESAIIAGGGRLFGDRGYTVTVMLEFAPRFMRESGMDPAAQLERLRLAGFTFSRIDERRRRLVPTDAPHLLAEEFSDIVLVRA; from the coding sequence ATGAGGGGGCCGGCCGTGTACGTCGGAAGCAATCGCGTTCTCCTTTGGACGAAGAACGGCTACAAGATGTTCGTCGACTCGCGCGATGTCTCGATCGCGCCGCACCTCATCCTCGAAGGCGTCTACGAAGAGCATACCGACGCGGTCTTGCGCAAACTCGTGCGGCCGGGCATGAACGTGGTCGAAATCGGCGCGAACGTCGGGCTCTTTACTTTGCTGATGTGTCATCGCGCCGGCCGCGACGGCTCCGTCTACGCGTTCGAATGCGATCCCACCCTCGCGCAGATCGCCCGCGACAACCTCGAACTCAACGGCTTCTCGCGAACCGGTACGATCGACGAGCGCGCCGTCAGCGACGCAACGGGAACGCACGAATTTCGCGCGACCTCGCGTCATCGCGGCGGCGGTACGCTCGTCGCGGGACTGCAGCAGATACCCGAGCTGCGCGAGAGCGAACGCGAAACGATCGTGGTGCAAACCGTGCGCTTCGATGAATTCCTCGTTCAGTACGATCGAAAGATCGACTTCGTCAAGATCGATGCCGAAGGCGCGGAGAGCGCGATCATCGCCGGCGGTGGGCGCCTCTTCGGCGACCGCGGTTATACGGTAACGGTGATGCTGGAATTCGCGCCGCGTTTCATGCGCGAGTCCGGCATGGACCCGGCAGCGCAATTGGAGCGATTGCGCTTGGCCGGATTCACGTTTTCACGCATCGACGAGCGGCGCCGCCGGCTCGTTCCTACGGATGCGCCGCACCTGCTGGCCGAAGAGTTTTCCGATATCGTGCTGGTGCGGGCATAA
- a CDS encoding GNAT family N-acetyltransferase gives MSRPSAADFNLFFRGGIFGDYDIFTAQTYADFVWRNDIDLARAITAHNGRTLTGALALGIRADRAWFGLIGVHPEYRRAGLGRRLLAEALDAVRAAGVRRVELELSQRNRSALSMTRSFGFLEQGELLVWARSARPRAHGALPMHRLQERDVRAVAQMPSACWQREPRSVARAGSAALIETTGAYAFIQLRGEFANVIDAGARDLESARALVAELSARVPQDLTLNNEPATSVLSTALREHDWGIAERQYGMVLSA, from the coding sequence ATGAGCCGTCCGAGCGCCGCCGATTTCAACCTGTTCTTCCGCGGCGGCATCTTCGGCGATTACGATATCTTCACCGCGCAGACGTACGCGGATTTCGTATGGCGCAACGACATCGACCTCGCTCGTGCGATCACCGCCCACAACGGGCGCACGCTCACCGGTGCGCTCGCACTCGGCATTCGCGCGGATCGCGCATGGTTCGGCCTGATCGGCGTGCATCCGGAATATCGCCGCGCCGGCCTCGGACGCCGCCTTCTGGCCGAGGCGCTCGATGCGGTTCGTGCCGCCGGCGTTCGCCGGGTGGAACTCGAGCTCTCGCAGCGCAACCGCTCGGCGCTCTCGATGACCCGCAGCTTCGGATTTCTCGAACAGGGTGAGTTGCTCGTGTGGGCGCGCAGCGCGCGTCCGCGCGCGCACGGCGCGTTGCCGATGCACCGACTGCAGGAACGTGACGTGCGCGCGGTCGCGCAAATGCCGTCCGCCTGCTGGCAGCGCGAGCCGCGCAGCGTCGCGCGCGCGGGATCGGCCGCCCTGATCGAAACAACGGGCGCGTACGCCTTTATCCAGCTGCGTGGCGAGTTTGCCAATGTCATCGACGCCGGTGCACGCGATCTCGAGAGCGCTCGCGCGCTCGTTGCCGAATTAAGCGCTCGCGTGCCCCAGGATCTGACGCTCAACAACGAACCGGCGACTTCGGTGCTTTCCACGGCGCTGCGCGAGCACGACTGGGGCATCGCCGAACGCCAGTACGGCATGGTGCTCTCCGCATGA
- a CDS encoding uracil-DNA glycosylase — MPSLKSIERAIVACTRCPELRAYCAQVAREKRRAYADHVYWGKPVPMFGDPNARMMLVGLAPGAHGSNRTGRPFTGDASGDFLYPALHRAGFASQPTAIDRDDGLVLRDCLITAAGRCAPPKNKPTPQQLRNCFPYLLDEFDALTDLRVMIGLGSIGFDAIVRVLRERGFAFDSPPRFAHGAECVASSGARRIVAIASYHPSRQNTNTGKLTVPMFDAIFTRAKTLLTAPRLASPAVRTNP, encoded by the coding sequence ATGCCAAGTCTGAAATCGATCGAGCGCGCGATCGTTGCCTGCACCCGCTGTCCCGAGCTGCGCGCCTACTGCGCGCAGGTCGCGCGCGAGAAGCGCCGTGCATACGCGGATCACGTCTACTGGGGCAAACCGGTGCCGATGTTCGGCGATCCGAACGCGCGTATGATGCTGGTCGGCCTTGCGCCCGGCGCACACGGCAGCAATCGCACGGGGCGTCCGTTCACCGGCGATGCTTCCGGCGATTTTCTCTATCCCGCGCTCCATCGCGCGGGCTTCGCCTCGCAGCCCACCGCAATCGATCGCGACGACGGGCTCGTGCTGCGCGATTGCCTGATCACCGCCGCCGGACGCTGCGCGCCGCCGAAAAACAAACCGACGCCGCAGCAGCTGCGCAATTGTTTTCCCTATCTGCTGGACGAATTCGACGCGCTCACCGATCTGCGCGTGATGATCGGGCTGGGCTCGATCGGTTTCGACGCGATCGTGCGCGTCCTACGCGAGCGCGGGTTCGCGTTCGACTCGCCGCCCCGCTTCGCGCACGGCGCGGAGTGCGTCGCGAGCAGCGGAGCGCGCCGCATCGTGGCGATCGCGTCTTATCACCCCAGCCGCCAGAACACGAATACCGGCAAGCTCACCGTGCCGATGTTCGACGCGATCTTTACCCGGGCGAAGACATTGCTGACGGCGCCGCGCTTGGCATCACCGGCCGTCCGCACAAATCCGTGA
- a CDS encoding C39 family peptidase, whose amino-acid sequence MERALMFVQALNVRGGATLRFEPVRGGVISWNSHASSGLLRFRLLRAGAPASAWYDYAEWQLHGRKSFSPQSDSDGVAVNVDVLAAEQPFDGIDLSGESVDFDLLAFAAPQHTRPSLPYARDAMILDVPARSQYAREGERGWCSAASLSMVNAYHGIDRSVEETALAVIDRAYNGTGNWAFNTAFSGSLGLRGVVAYLQNFDQAARLIERNLPLVISYSWREGELPGAPLPHSDGHLVVLRGFTVQGDCAINDPAAPGVSVVYPRTAVEAIWQRNNGVAYVVAPAGVDYESVLT is encoded by the coding sequence GTGGAACGTGCGCTGATGTTCGTGCAAGCGCTGAACGTGCGCGGCGGCGCGACGCTGCGGTTCGAACCGGTGCGCGGGGGCGTCATCAGTTGGAATAGCCATGCGTCAAGTGGGCTCTTGCGCTTTCGGCTGCTCCGCGCGGGCGCACCGGCCAGCGCCTGGTACGACTACGCCGAGTGGCAGCTGCACGGACGCAAATCCTTTAGCCCACAGAGCGATAGCGACGGCGTGGCCGTCAACGTCGACGTGCTTGCGGCCGAGCAGCCCTTCGACGGAATCGACCTGAGCGGGGAAAGCGTCGACTTCGATCTGCTCGCCTTCGCCGCTCCGCAGCACACTCGGCCCTCGCTGCCCTATGCGCGCGACGCGATGATTCTCGATGTTCCCGCGCGCTCGCAATACGCGCGCGAAGGTGAGCGCGGGTGGTGCAGCGCGGCCAGCCTCTCGATGGTCAACGCGTATCACGGTATCGACCGTTCGGTCGAGGAAACGGCGCTCGCGGTGATCGACCGCGCCTACAACGGTACCGGCAACTGGGCGTTCAACACCGCGTTCAGTGGCAGCCTGGGCCTGCGCGGCGTCGTCGCGTATCTGCAGAATTTCGATCAGGCTGCACGCCTGATCGAGCGCAATCTTCCGCTCGTCATTTCGTACTCGTGGCGCGAGGGCGAGCTGCCCGGAGCGCCGCTGCCGCATTCCGACGGGCACCTCGTCGTACTGCGCGGTTTTACCGTGCAGGGTGACTGCGCGATCAACGATCCCGCGGCGCCCGGCGTGAGCGTCGTCTACCCGCGCACCGCGGTCGAAGCGATCTGGCAGCGCAACAACGGGGTGGCGTACGTGGTCGCGCCGGCCGGCGTCGACTACGAAAGCGTACTGACGTGA
- a CDS encoding tRNA (cytidine(34)-2'-O)-methyltransferase: protein MQSHRHEQQPRARITDAWRIEGAPLHLALVEPEIPPNTGNVARLAAATGCALHLIEPLGFSIDDRELKRAGLDYWHLVDLVVHRSFAAFLEDTRDRRRWFFSAHAQRRYTLAPFAFGDVLVFGRETKGLPREVIEREREHALRIPMRAESVRSINLSTAVGIVTYAALSALDFPGLA from the coding sequence ATGCAATCCCATCGCCACGAGCAACAGCCGCGAGCGAGAATTACGGACGCTTGGCGAATCGAGGGCGCACCGCTGCACCTCGCCCTGGTCGAGCCGGAGATCCCGCCCAATACCGGCAACGTCGCACGGCTCGCTGCTGCGACCGGATGCGCGCTCCACCTCATCGAACCGCTCGGGTTTTCGATCGACGATCGCGAGCTCAAGCGTGCCGGGCTCGATTACTGGCACCTTGTCGATCTCGTCGTGCACCGCTCGTTCGCTGCATTCCTCGAGGACACGCGCGATCGCCGGCGCTGGTTTTTCTCGGCGCACGCGCAGCGCCGGTACACGCTTGCGCCCTTTGCATTCGGTGACGTGCTCGTCTTCGGCCGAGAGACCAAAGGGTTGCCGCGGGAGGTGATCGAGCGCGAGCGCGAACATGCGCTGCGCATTCCGATGCGTGCCGAGAGCGTACGCAGCATCAACCTCTCGACGGCAGTCGGGATCGTAACCTACGCTGCGCTCTCGGCGCTCGATTTTCCGGGGCTGGCGTAA
- a CDS encoding MFS transporter codes for MTALAEPVAHAFLEDEGDRSGLRLLMLAHVFTDLNQGVLPVMIPFLVTQRHLTLAAAATLVLAANLLGSVVQLIFGHLSDRRSTAWVIGAALVVASAGTALIGLAPTLPLMLAGAMLSGFGVAAFHPEASRFSNYFAGRRRASGMSFFTVGGYIGFAIGPVVATPLLLAFGLHGITLLIVPAIVVAVLLVRELPRFNAVRTSAHRAHRERPGSNDWRGFSIMSIMVGLRSTAFLAAVTFMPVFAMRVVHVNPTLQSLTLFTLLVGGALGTMIGGLLGDRLDRRRVISVSLVLTALSAGAIAYTGAAFHLFALLIVLAPLFGISLGISAGVLVVLGQEYLPKSIGIASGVTLGLANTVGGIAAPIFGHIGDRFGLISLFATIAAFAVLALASSLVMPAPARYRKTLRPAGAAHP; via the coding sequence ATGACCGCCCTTGCCGAGCCGGTAGCGCACGCCTTTCTCGAAGACGAGGGCGACCGCTCGGGGCTGCGGCTTCTAATGCTGGCGCACGTGTTCACCGACCTGAACCAAGGCGTGCTGCCGGTGATGATCCCCTTCCTCGTGACCCAGCGCCACCTGACCTTAGCCGCGGCCGCGACGCTGGTATTGGCGGCGAACCTGCTGGGCTCGGTCGTGCAGCTCATCTTCGGCCATCTCTCCGACCGGCGGTCGACCGCCTGGGTGATCGGGGCCGCGCTGGTCGTTGCGAGCGCGGGAACCGCACTGATCGGGCTCGCGCCAACCTTGCCGCTGATGCTGGCCGGCGCGATGCTCTCCGGATTCGGCGTGGCGGCCTTCCACCCCGAAGCCTCGCGCTTCTCGAACTATTTCGCGGGGCGCCGGCGTGCGTCGGGGATGAGCTTCTTCACCGTCGGCGGGTACATCGGATTTGCGATCGGTCCGGTGGTTGCGACGCCGTTGCTGCTCGCGTTCGGTCTGCACGGCATCACCCTCTTGATCGTTCCCGCGATCGTGGTCGCGGTGTTGCTGGTGCGCGAGCTCCCACGGTTCAACGCGGTGCGCACGAGCGCGCATCGGGCGCATCGCGAGCGTCCGGGGAGCAATGATTGGCGCGGGTTCTCGATCATGTCGATCATGGTGGGCCTGCGCTCGACGGCATTTCTCGCCGCGGTCACCTTCATGCCGGTCTTCGCCATGCGGGTGGTGCACGTCAATCCCACGCTCCAGTCACTCACGCTCTTCACGCTGCTCGTCGGCGGCGCGCTCGGCACGATGATCGGAGGGCTGCTCGGCGATCGGCTCGACCGCCGGCGCGTGATCTCAGTCTCGCTCGTACTCACCGCGCTGAGCGCCGGCGCGATTGCCTATACCGGCGCTGCGTTCCACCTCTTTGCGCTGCTCATCGTGCTCGCGCCGCTCTTCGGCATCTCGCTGGGGATCTCGGCGGGCGTGCTGGTCGTGCTCGGCCAAGAATATCTGCCCAAGAGCATCGGCATCGCGTCGGGCGTAACGCTCGGGCTCGCGAATACCGTCGGCGGCATCGCCGCGCCGATCTTCGGTCACATCGGCGATCGGTTCGGATTGATCAGTCTCTTCGCGACGATCGCGGCCTTCGCGGTCCTCGCTCTCGCCAGTTCGCTCGTTATGCCCGCACCAGCACGATATCGGAAAACTCTTCGGCCAGCAGGTGCGGCGCATCCGTAG
- a CDS encoding LysR family transcriptional regulator — MEIRQLRSAVAIARRLSFTAAADELAVAQPALSQQIAALERELGVRLFERTNRRVALTDAGRAFVARAERVIADLAAVREEMSAYAGGLRGRVVVGTYQSFAEYMLPKLLGRFHAENPGIEIALREGIADALLAALRAGAIDVFIGHSDDASIAVAGFRSEPLYEDELVIAVAARHPLAGRHSVRIDELRHEPFVIFRPGSAMTHRLNQLARAAGFEPRVAFESEDSLTVRSLVAEGLGVALYARTLGNTPGPNVALLSIAPQRVMRTMSLVTRSDGYGPAAGRFIEFIRGEMVHL, encoded by the coding sequence ATGGAGATTCGCCAGCTTCGCTCGGCCGTCGCCATCGCACGCCGGCTGAGCTTTACGGCCGCAGCGGACGAGCTTGCGGTGGCGCAGCCCGCCCTTTCGCAGCAGATCGCGGCGCTCGAGCGCGAGCTGGGGGTGCGCCTCTTTGAGCGGACCAACCGGCGGGTGGCGCTGACCGACGCCGGCCGGGCCTTCGTCGCGCGCGCCGAGCGGGTCATCGCCGATCTCGCCGCGGTCCGGGAAGAGATGAGCGCCTATGCCGGCGGCTTACGCGGCCGGGTGGTCGTCGGCACCTATCAATCCTTCGCGGAATACATGCTGCCCAAGCTGCTCGGGCGGTTCCACGCCGAGAATCCCGGCATCGAGATCGCGCTGCGCGAGGGCATTGCGGATGCCCTGCTGGCCGCGTTACGTGCCGGGGCGATCGACGTTTTCATCGGGCACTCCGACGATGCGTCGATCGCGGTCGCGGGCTTTCGTTCCGAGCCGCTCTACGAGGACGAGCTGGTCATCGCGGTGGCCGCACGGCATCCGCTTGCCGGCCGGCACAGCGTCCGCATCGACGAACTGCGGCACGAACCGTTCGTGATCTTTCGGCCGGGTTCGGCGATGACGCACCGGCTCAACCAACTCGCGCGCGCGGCTGGATTCGAACCGCGTGTCGCCTTCGAAAGCGAAGACTCGCTTACCGTGCGCTCGCTGGTCGCCGAAGGCTTGGGCGTCGCGCTCTACGCGCGCACACTCGGCAACACGCCGGGTCCGAACGTGGCCTTGCTCTCGATCGCACCGCAGCGCGTCATGCGCACGATGTCATTGGTCACGCGCAGCGACGGCTACGGGCCCGCGGCCGGCCGCTTCATCGAATTCATTCGCGGCGAAATGGTGCATCTGTAA